The following are from one region of the Mesorhizobium sp. B2-8-5 genome:
- the fliI gene encoding flagellar protein export ATPase FliI, whose protein sequence is MTTGSSLLRASEGPADTGRTDRLAALERVWRRFDDPQALLSRGGRVAEISPTHYKVRGLSGIARLGDIVEQRGKAGARRGEIVKIGSDEVVVAPFERSTDAGIGDAVFRRGPLTVTPHVSWRGRAIDALTRVIDGGPPLIRPNAADAAHSATPGALARQRVGTGFLTGVRVIDIFTPLCFGQRLGIFAGSGVGKSTLLAMLAGAEAFDTVVVALIGERGREVREFLEDTIGAQSMAKTVAVVATSDESAMMRRRAPDTAMCVAEHFRDQGHRVLLVLDSITRFAHALREVATGTGEPPVARGYPASVFTDLPKLLERAGPGAEGPGVKGKGSITAIISVLVDGDDHNDPVADSVRGILDGHVVLDRALAEQGRYPPVNPLSSISRLADKAWSAEQRMLVTRLKSMIARFEDTRDIRLLGAYQSGADAELDNAVRQVPLIYEALTQSPRDRASADPFADLARHLKGKLNGDQGD, encoded by the coding sequence ATGACGACCGGCTCGTCCCTGTTGCGCGCTTCCGAGGGCCCGGCGGATACCGGACGGACCGACAGGCTGGCCGCGCTCGAACGCGTCTGGCGGCGGTTCGACGATCCGCAGGCGCTGCTTTCGCGCGGCGGCCGCGTCGCCGAGATTTCGCCGACGCATTACAAGGTTCGCGGCCTGTCCGGAATTGCCAGGCTCGGCGACATCGTCGAGCAGCGCGGCAAGGCCGGCGCACGCCGCGGCGAGATCGTCAAGATCGGCAGCGACGAGGTGGTGGTCGCGCCGTTCGAGCGCAGCACCGATGCCGGCATCGGCGATGCCGTCTTTCGCCGCGGCCCACTCACGGTCACGCCGCATGTCTCCTGGCGCGGGCGCGCGATCGACGCCTTGACCCGCGTCATTGACGGCGGTCCGCCGCTGATCAGGCCGAATGCAGCCGATGCCGCGCATAGCGCGACGCCCGGCGCCCTGGCGCGCCAGCGCGTCGGCACCGGCTTCCTCACCGGCGTCAGGGTGATCGACATCTTCACGCCGCTCTGCTTCGGCCAGCGGCTCGGCATCTTCGCCGGTTCCGGCGTCGGCAAGTCGACGCTGCTTGCGATGCTGGCCGGCGCCGAGGCCTTCGATACGGTGGTCGTGGCGCTGATCGGCGAGCGCGGCCGCGAGGTGCGCGAATTCCTCGAGGATACGATCGGCGCCCAGAGCATGGCCAAGACTGTCGCCGTCGTCGCCACCAGCGATGAAAGCGCCATGATGCGCCGGCGCGCGCCCGACACGGCCATGTGCGTGGCCGAGCATTTCCGCGACCAGGGCCATCGCGTGCTGCTGGTGCTGGACTCCATCACGCGCTTCGCGCATGCGCTGCGTGAGGTGGCGACCGGAACGGGCGAGCCGCCGGTCGCGCGCGGCTATCCGGCCTCGGTCTTCACCGACCTGCCGAAGTTGCTCGAACGCGCTGGGCCGGGGGCCGAGGGCCCCGGGGTTAAAGGTAAGGGTTCGATCACCGCCATCATTTCCGTGCTGGTCGACGGCGACGACCACAATGATCCGGTCGCCGACTCGGTGCGCGGCATCCTCGACGGCCATGTCGTGCTCGACCGCGCGCTCGCCGAGCAGGGTCGTTATCCGCCGGTCAATCCGCTGTCGTCGATCTCGCGCCTTGCCGACAAGGCCTGGAGCGCCGAGCAGCGCATGCTGGTGACAAGGCTGAAATCGATGATCGCGCGCTTCGAGGATACACGCGACATCCGTCTGCTGGGCGCTTACCAGAGCGGCGCCGATGCCGAGCTCGACAACGCGGTGCGCCAGGTGCCGCTGATTTACGAGGCGCTCACGCAATCGCCGAGGGACCGCGCATCGGCCGATCCGTTCGCCGACCTCGCCCGCCATCTCAAGGGGAAGCTGAATGGCGATCAAGGAGACTGA
- the flgF gene encoding flagellar basal-body rod protein FlgF, with translation MQDSLYVALSSQIALERRLDTIADNVANASTIGFRATGVKFEDVVSGTGPRSVSFASSGKTYLSGAHGALTETGNPFDFAIQGDAWFAIETPAGTVMTRDGRFSMNENGELMSIEGYPVLDSGGAPIQLDPRNGPPKAGADGSLRQNDQLVGAIGLYNFDPGENFVRYGNSGIVPARTPEPVTDRSDVGVAQGFLEESNVNPVLEMTRLIQVQRAFENTAALMRQTDSSTDDAIKTLGSK, from the coding sequence ATGCAGGACAGTCTTTACGTCGCCCTTTCCTCGCAGATCGCGCTCGAGCGCCGTCTCGACACCATCGCCGACAACGTCGCCAACGCCTCGACCATCGGCTTTCGCGCCACCGGCGTGAAGTTCGAGGACGTGGTCTCGGGCACCGGGCCGAGGTCGGTCTCCTTCGCCTCCTCCGGCAAGACCTATCTTTCCGGCGCGCATGGCGCGCTGACCGAAACAGGCAATCCGTTCGACTTCGCCATCCAGGGCGACGCCTGGTTCGCCATCGAGACGCCCGCCGGCACGGTGATGACGCGCGACGGCCGCTTCTCCATGAACGAGAACGGCGAACTGATGTCGATCGAAGGCTATCCGGTGCTGGACAGCGGTGGTGCTCCGATCCAGCTCGATCCGCGCAACGGCCCGCCCAAGGCGGGCGCCGACGGCTCGCTCAGGCAGAACGACCAGCTGGTCGGCGCCATCGGTCTCTACAATTTCGACCCCGGCGAGAATTTCGTCCGCTATGGCAATTCGGGCATCGTTCCGGCGCGCACGCCCGAACCCGTCACCGATCGCTCGGACGTCGGCGTCGCTCAAGGGTTTCTGGAAGAGTCGAACGTCAATCCGGTTCTGGAAATGACCCGGCTGATCCAGGTGCAGCGCGCTTTCGAGAACACGGCGGCGCTGATGCGGCAGACCGATTCCTCCACCGACGACGCGATCAAGACGCTCGGCTCGAAGTGA
- a CDS encoding DUF1217 domain-containing protein, translated as MLSTYTSYQLIAKDINKSIVQVEKQPTVDRDTQYYLANIGKVTSIDDFVNNNRLFKYAMKAYGLEDMDYAKAFMVKALKEGISDADSFANKLTDKRYAQFVAAFNFAADGTSATIYNPTQQQVTANYATQAEIAGLDPDSDYVKGETTYYLANITKVKSIDDLMSNDRLYTYALAAFGLDSATEDKDLIKSVLQGGVKDPDSVANQQTNKAYAGLAAAFNFAQYGDMTTTRVAAQQPTVDMYLRQTLEENAGQTNEGVRLALYFQRKAPDITSWYDVLADTALASVVRAALGLPDSFATADIDKQAQLFEQKLDINDFTDPDKLSKFLTRFTSMYEINHPTSTAVTSVSVLFAQPTSVGISTDLMMAMQQLKF; from the coding sequence TTGCTCAGTACCTACACCAGCTACCAGTTGATCGCGAAAGACATCAACAAATCGATCGTCCAGGTTGAGAAACAGCCGACGGTCGATCGCGATACGCAGTATTATCTGGCCAATATCGGCAAGGTTACATCGATCGACGATTTCGTAAACAATAATCGCCTGTTCAAATATGCCATGAAGGCTTACGGGCTGGAGGACATGGACTATGCCAAGGCCTTCATGGTCAAGGCGCTGAAGGAAGGCATCTCCGACGCCGACAGCTTCGCCAACAAGCTGACCGACAAGCGCTACGCCCAGTTCGTCGCTGCCTTCAACTTCGCGGCCGATGGCACCAGTGCGACGATCTACAACCCGACACAGCAGCAGGTTACGGCGAACTACGCCACACAGGCCGAGATCGCCGGCCTTGATCCGGATTCGGACTATGTAAAAGGCGAGACGACCTACTATCTCGCCAACATCACCAAGGTGAAGTCGATCGACGATCTGATGTCGAACGACCGGCTCTACACTTACGCGCTGGCCGCGTTCGGCCTGGATTCGGCCACCGAGGACAAGGACCTCATCAAGTCCGTCCTGCAAGGCGGCGTGAAGGATCCCGACAGCGTCGCCAACCAGCAAACCAACAAGGCCTATGCCGGGCTCGCCGCCGCCTTCAACTTCGCACAGTACGGCGACATGACCACCACTCGCGTTGCGGCGCAGCAGCCGACCGTCGACATGTATCTGCGCCAGACATTGGAAGAGAATGCCGGCCAGACCAACGAAGGCGTGCGGCTGGCGCTTTATTTCCAGCGCAAGGCGCCGGACATCACCAGCTGGTACGACGTGCTCGCCGACACCGCTTTAGCCAGCGTGGTCCGCGCAGCGCTCGGCCTGCCCGATTCCTTTGCCACCGCCGACATCGACAAGCAGGCGCAGCTCTTCGAGCAGAAGCTCGACATCAACGACTTTACCGACCCGGACAAGCTCAGCAAGTTCCTGACCCGCTTCACCAGCATGTACGAGATCAACCACCCGACCTCGACGGCGGTGACGTCTGTCAGCGTGCTCTTCGCGCAGCCGACCAGTGTCGGCATCTCCACCGATCTGATGATGGCCATGCAGCAGTTGAAGTTCTGA
- the motA gene encoding flagellar motor stator protein MotA, giving the protein MGILIGLVVTLGCVLGGFMAMGGHLHVLMQPWEAVVICGAALGTFLVANPMKTVKDTGKGILEAFKQAVPKERDYLETLGVLHSLMRELRSKSRSEVEAHIDNPEESAIFQAFPTVLKNHDLTNFICDYCRIIIIGNARSHEIEALMDEEIQTIRTDKLKAYHAMVAVGDGLPALGIVAAVLGVVKAMGALDQSPEILGGLIGAALVGTFLGIFLSYAVVGPVATKIKTVREKKNRLYIIVKQTLLAYMNGALPQVAIEFGRKTISSYERPTIDAVEQSTMNTGSAEKKAA; this is encoded by the coding sequence GTGGGCATTCTGATCGGACTTGTGGTGACGCTCGGCTGCGTCCTCGGCGGCTTCATGGCCATGGGCGGGCATCTGCATGTGCTGATGCAGCCATGGGAAGCGGTGGTCATCTGCGGCGCTGCGCTCGGCACCTTCCTCGTCGCCAATCCGATGAAGACGGTCAAGGATACCGGCAAGGGTATTCTCGAAGCCTTCAAGCAGGCGGTGCCGAAGGAGCGCGACTACCTCGAGACGCTGGGCGTCCTGCACAGCCTGATGCGCGAACTGCGCTCGAAGTCGCGCAGCGAAGTCGAGGCGCATATCGACAATCCGGAGGAGTCGGCCATCTTCCAGGCTTTTCCGACCGTGCTGAAGAACCACGACCTGACGAATTTCATCTGCGACTACTGCCGCATCATCATCATCGGCAATGCCCGCTCGCATGAGATCGAAGCGCTGATGGATGAAGAGATCCAGACGATCCGCACCGACAAGCTGAAAGCCTATCACGCGATGGTCGCGGTCGGCGACGGCCTGCCGGCGCTGGGCATCGTGGCGGCCGTGCTCGGCGTGGTGAAGGCGATGGGCGCGCTGGACCAGTCGCCCGAAATCCTCGGCGGCCTGATCGGCGCGGCACTCGTCGGGACCTTCCTCGGCATCTTCCTGTCCTATGCGGTGGTTGGTCCGGTCGCCACCAAGATCAAAACGGTGCGCGAAAAGAAGAATCGCCTCTACATCATCGTCAAGCAGACGCTGCTTGCGTATATGAACGGCGCCCTGCCGCAGGTGGCGATCGAATTCGGCCGCAAGACCATATCCTCCTACGAGCGTCCGACGATCGACGCGGTGGAGCAGAGCACCATGAACACCGGCTCCGCCGAGAAGAAGGCGGCCTGA
- a CDS encoding FliM/FliN family flagellar motor switch protein, which translates to MTSPGSPSQTRELIIERLVGDSGEAAQVIGVGRGMAERALPVLQKALAGELGAPVIVDLQVVEVGRVPEARSRAGDAFALTVVASPASADAMTLVMDAQAVAVMVSALFGGDPDQPVAPIERDLSQIEADVATSVFQEVATALNGSGKRSLELRLPVPKAISGNDARRRVLRDGAAVRIVYGLSTPSDSGTLTVMIPQRLLLSSRSGDVATGEDGETTEFDWRARFSEEVMRSTVRLEATMPLARLTLGDLAAFEPGQVIEFEENAQLNARLSARDKTLFVCEFGKLGQNYTVRISHPHDAGQDFIDGLMPG; encoded by the coding sequence ATGACAAGTCCGGGCAGTCCTTCGCAAACCCGGGAGTTGATCATCGAGCGGCTCGTCGGCGACAGCGGCGAGGCGGCGCAGGTGATCGGCGTCGGCCGCGGCATGGCCGAGCGGGCGCTGCCGGTGCTGCAGAAGGCGCTTGCGGGCGAGCTCGGCGCGCCAGTGATCGTCGATCTGCAAGTGGTGGAGGTCGGCCGCGTTCCCGAGGCGCGTTCGCGCGCCGGCGATGCCTTTGCGCTGACCGTTGTTGCCTCGCCGGCCTCGGCCGACGCCATGACGCTGGTGATGGATGCGCAAGCGGTCGCCGTCATGGTGAGCGCGCTGTTCGGCGGCGATCCCGACCAGCCGGTGGCGCCGATCGAGCGCGACCTGTCGCAGATCGAGGCCGACGTCGCGACCAGTGTGTTCCAGGAGGTCGCGACGGCACTCAACGGATCCGGCAAACGTTCGCTCGAGCTGCGCCTGCCGGTGCCGAAAGCAATATCCGGCAACGATGCGAGGCGGCGGGTGCTGCGCGACGGCGCCGCCGTGCGCATCGTCTATGGCCTGTCGACGCCGTCCGACAGCGGCACGCTCACGGTGATGATCCCGCAGCGCCTGCTGCTTTCCTCGCGCAGCGGCGACGTCGCCACGGGCGAGGACGGCGAGACCACGGAATTCGACTGGCGGGCCCGCTTCTCCGAAGAGGTGATGCGCTCGACCGTCCGGCTCGAAGCGACGATGCCGCTTGCCCGGCTGACGCTCGGCGACCTCGCCGCGTTCGAACCCGGCCAGGTGATCGAATTCGAGGAGAACGCGCAGCTCAATGCCAGGCTCAGCGCCCGCGACAAGACACTGTTTGTCTGCGAGTTCGGCAAGCTGGGGCAGAATTACACCGTCCGCATCAGTCATCCGCATGATGCCGGGCAGGATTTCATCGACGGACTGATGCCGGGCTGA
- the fliN gene encoding flagellar motor switch protein FliN codes for MAATNVEAEAETETGQPNEQLDRAIEELRGVLREEEGRPDAALRSGANSSIIMTIPVDVQIILGSTEMPVSELMALQKGSTVALNRRIGEPVDVVVNGRRIARGEITVLESDPTRFGIRLTEIIAATKSA; via the coding sequence ATGGCAGCGACAAATGTGGAAGCCGAGGCCGAAACGGAAACCGGCCAACCTAACGAGCAGCTTGATCGCGCTATCGAAGAACTGCGCGGCGTGCTCCGTGAAGAGGAGGGCCGTCCGGATGCTGCGCTTCGGTCTGGCGCCAATTCCTCGATCATCATGACCATTCCGGTAGACGTGCAGATCATCCTCGGCAGCACGGAGATGCCTGTGTCGGAGTTGATGGCACTGCAGAAGGGTTCCACCGTCGCGCTCAATCGCCGCATCGGCGAGCCGGTCGACGTGGTGGTCAACGGCCGCAGAATAGCGCGCGGCGAGATCACGGTGCTGGAAAGCGATCCAACGCGTTTCGGCATCCGGCTCACCGAAATCATCGCCGCGACGAAGAGCGCCTGA
- a CDS encoding flagellar motor switch protein FliG: MTTALALTRPQKAAAILVAMGKPAASRLLKFFKQDELKALIEGARLLRTIPQADLERIVAEFEAEFTEGAGLLDSADRMDTILNESLSPEEMSAIMGEKKFEPVPEGPPPIWPDLEKLEPARLGGFLAGEHPQTSAMVLSKLASQTAANVLLTMEKPMRSQIIKRMVTMANIPDAASRIVENQLRVSVLSQKASRDTSAGQERVASMLNEMAKPELDDLMQDLEDLGTPDLAGVRSRLFAFDDLPLLPQKARVLLFDGLSTELVTLALRGAAPELAESALSAIGARSRRMIESELGQGSEGIALADIMAARKSISVAAIRLSREGAFELPSTQTAAAEAA, encoded by the coding sequence ATGACGACGGCATTGGCGCTCACACGTCCGCAAAAGGCGGCGGCCATATTGGTGGCCATGGGCAAGCCCGCGGCCAGCCGCCTGCTCAAATTCTTCAAACAGGACGAGTTGAAGGCGCTGATCGAGGGCGCGCGTCTCTTACGCACCATTCCACAGGCCGACCTGGAGCGCATCGTCGCCGAGTTCGAAGCCGAGTTCACCGAGGGCGCCGGCCTGCTCGATTCAGCCGACCGGATGGATACGATCCTGAACGAATCGCTGTCGCCCGAGGAGATGAGTGCCATCATGGGCGAAAAGAAGTTCGAGCCGGTTCCGGAAGGACCGCCGCCGATATGGCCGGACCTCGAGAAGCTCGAGCCGGCGCGGCTTGGCGGCTTCCTTGCCGGCGAGCATCCGCAGACGTCGGCCATGGTGCTTTCGAAGCTCGCGTCGCAGACGGCCGCCAACGTGCTGCTCACCATGGAAAAACCGATGCGCAGCCAGATCATCAAGCGCATGGTGACAATGGCCAACATCCCGGACGCGGCATCGCGGATCGTCGAGAACCAGCTGCGCGTGAGCGTGCTGTCGCAGAAGGCCAGCAGGGACACGTCCGCCGGCCAGGAACGCGTCGCCAGCATGCTCAACGAAATGGCGAAGCCGGAACTGGACGACCTCATGCAGGATCTGGAGGATCTCGGCACGCCCGATCTCGCCGGCGTCAGGTCGCGGCTGTTCGCCTTCGACGATCTGCCGCTGCTGCCGCAGAAAGCCCGGGTTTTGCTGTTCGACGGGCTATCGACCGAGCTCGTCACGCTGGCGCTGCGCGGCGCGGCGCCGGAACTCGCCGAATCGGCGCTCTCGGCGATCGGCGCGCGCTCTCGCCGCATGATCGAATCCGAACTCGGACAGGGATCGGAAGGCATTGCGCTTGCCGACATCATGGCGGCGCGCAAGAGCATATCGGTCGCCGCCATCCGGCTGTCGCGCGAAGGAGCCTTCGAGCTGCCCTCGACGCAGACCGCCGCCGCCGAAGCCGCTTGA
- the flhB gene encoding flagellar biosynthesis protein FlhB produces MAEAVDKDSKTEEATEKKIRDTIEQGKLPHSRETAIFASFLAILVFAVFYAKDAIVDLGMFLSTFLEKPEAWPMDTETDVISLYKQVMVEIGGAVVSLLVLLTVAGIGASVFQNMPQIVGERIRPQLSRISIAKGWSRMFGVQGWVEFLKSLAKLGFAIAVLTFTLSEDHRKLLAGMITNPVSFGLVIRGIFVDILVAIVFVMGLIAVVDIVWSRFHWRSDLRMTKQEVKDEMKQSEGDPIVKSRLRSLARDRARKRMMTAVPRATLVIANPTHYSIALKYVREEDSAPIVLAKGQDLVALKIREIARENNIPIFEDVALARSMYKQVSVDSVIPSQFYQAVAELVRIVYSKKATRKATQ; encoded by the coding sequence ATGGCTGAAGCGGTCGACAAGGATTCCAAAACAGAGGAAGCCACAGAAAAGAAGATCCGCGACACGATCGAACAGGGCAAGCTGCCCCATTCGCGTGAGACCGCGATCTTTGCGTCCTTCCTCGCCATACTGGTTTTCGCCGTCTTCTATGCCAAGGACGCGATCGTCGATCTCGGCATGTTCCTGTCGACGTTCCTGGAAAAGCCGGAAGCCTGGCCGATGGACACCGAGACCGACGTCATTTCGCTCTACAAGCAGGTCATGGTCGAGATCGGCGGCGCCGTCGTCAGCCTGCTGGTGCTGCTGACGGTTGCCGGCATCGGCGCCTCGGTGTTCCAGAACATGCCGCAAATCGTCGGCGAGCGGATCAGGCCGCAGCTGTCGCGCATCTCGATCGCCAAGGGCTGGAGCCGGATGTTCGGCGTGCAGGGGTGGGTCGAATTCCTGAAGTCGCTGGCCAAGCTCGGCTTCGCTATCGCGGTGTTGACCTTCACGCTCTCGGAAGATCATCGCAAGCTGCTCGCCGGCATGATCACCAATCCGGTCTCGTTCGGTCTGGTCATACGCGGCATCTTCGTCGACATATTGGTGGCGATCGTCTTCGTCATGGGGCTGATCGCGGTGGTCGACATCGTCTGGTCGCGTTTCCACTGGCGGAGCGACCTGCGCATGACCAAACAGGAAGTAAAGGACGAGATGAAGCAGTCGGAAGGCGATCCGATCGTCAAGTCGCGGCTGCGCTCGCTGGCGCGCGACCGGGCGCGCAAGCGCATGATGACGGCCGTGCCGCGCGCGACGCTGGTGATCGCCAACCCGACGCACTATTCGATCGCGCTGAAATATGTGCGGGAGGAAGATTCCGCGCCGATCGTGCTGGCCAAGGGGCAGGACCTGGTGGCGCTCAAGATCCGCGAGATCGCCAGGGAGAACAACATCCCGATCTTCGAGGACGTGGCGCTCGCGCGCTCCATGTACAAGCAAGTTTCGGTTGATAGCGTGATCCCGTCGCAATTCTACCAGGCCGTCGCCGAGTTGGTGCGGATCGTCTACTCGAAGAAGGCCACGCGCAAAGCAACCCAATGA
- a CDS encoding helix-turn-helix transcriptional regulator produces MKHAQVKEAAAALFNDQCNPFGAFSLGSETHHAVTIPDAVRRCRWIAVDINASAFGLYFVSPSPERARLVACFDSDYPGTAVATKFISGANGEDMVRHSRISTAPRWWADDGAAGSRHAFQPLAWAEPTAPLAPGTNGIAFPVHADRGQCGLVVFLGSEIALSDDMLCEIHARSFALFAAVARIRPGDTGRTRSISKRELECLKLTANGNTSEEIAKLLKLSVHTANQYLTQSTQKLNAVNRNQAVAKALRLGLIE; encoded by the coding sequence TTGAAGCACGCACAGGTCAAAGAGGCCGCCGCGGCCCTTTTCAACGATCAATGCAATCCGTTCGGCGCCTTCTCGCTCGGCTCGGAGACCCATCACGCGGTCACCATTCCGGATGCCGTGCGTCGCTGCCGCTGGATCGCCGTCGATATCAACGCCTCGGCCTTCGGCCTCTATTTCGTCAGCCCGTCGCCCGAGCGCGCGCGTCTCGTGGCGTGTTTCGATTCCGACTATCCCGGCACCGCGGTCGCGACCAAATTCATCTCCGGCGCCAATGGCGAGGATATGGTGCGCCACAGCCGCATCTCGACGGCGCCGCGCTGGTGGGCCGACGACGGCGCCGCCGGATCGCGGCACGCCTTTCAGCCGCTCGCCTGGGCCGAGCCGACCGCGCCGCTGGCGCCCGGCACCAACGGCATCGCCTTTCCGGTGCATGCCGATCGCGGCCAATGCGGGCTGGTCGTCTTCCTGGGCTCGGAGATCGCGCTGTCCGACGACATGCTGTGCGAGATCCATGCCCGCTCCTTCGCGCTTTTCGCGGCGGTCGCCCGCATCCGCCCCGGCGACACCGGCAGGACGCGCTCGATCTCCAAGCGCGAACTCGAATGCCTCAAGCTGACCGCCAACGGCAACACCAGCGAGGAGATCGCCAAGCTCCTCAAGCTCTCGGTGCATACCGCCAACCAGTACCTCACCCAGTCGACGCAGAAGCTCAACGCGGTCAACCGCAACCAGGCGGTCGCCAAGGCGTTGCGGCTCGGCCTGATCGAATAG
- a CDS encoding helix-turn-helix transcriptional regulator — MSSSAALLQPDASGSRLTSRGDLTSFFMQLAADISADSYMLVAIVHDQDRNDARIVSSNWIFDGIELIGKRLIANLALGPLTVAPGVRPKPLVAAHAPDAGALLTGEEARLLDVLGHAEIYSLRLNVGRQRLFVLFSAAEAGKIDLAALMKAQIKCCYALSSIPQLIAAASMQDPLSDRERECLFWVSEGKTTDEVAVILGVSSNTVNSYITHAIQKFAASNRAMAIATAIRSGII, encoded by the coding sequence ATGAGCAGTTCCGCCGCGCTTCTCCAACCCGACGCTTCAGGCTCGCGCCTGACATCGCGCGGCGATCTCACCAGTTTCTTCATGCAGCTTGCCGCCGATATCAGCGCCGACAGCTACATGCTGGTCGCCATCGTGCACGACCAGGACCGCAACGATGCGCGCATCGTCTCCTCGAACTGGATCTTCGACGGCATAGAGCTGATCGGCAAAAGGCTGATTGCCAACCTGGCGCTGGGCCCCTTGACCGTGGCGCCGGGCGTACGCCCGAAGCCGCTGGTGGCGGCGCACGCGCCCGACGCCGGCGCATTGCTGACCGGCGAGGAAGCCCGCCTGCTCGACGTGCTCGGCCACGCCGAAATCTATTCGTTGCGGCTCAATGTCGGCCGGCAGCGCCTGTTCGTGCTGTTCTCAGCCGCCGAGGCGGGCAAGATCGACCTGGCCGCCCTGATGAAGGCGCAGATCAAATGCTGCTATGCGCTTTCCAGCATTCCGCAGCTGATCGCCGCGGCGTCCATGCAGGATCCGCTGTCGGACCGCGAGCGCGAATGCCTGTTCTGGGTTTCGGAAGGCAAGACCACCGACGAGGTGGCCGTCATCCTCGGTGTCTCGTCGAACACCGTCAACAGCTACATCACGCACGCCATCCAGAAGTTCGCGGCCAGCAACCGCGCGATGGCGATCGCGACCGCGATCAGGAGCGGCATCATTTGA
- a CDS encoding IS4 family transposase, with product MPITIHTALIETLSRHFALRNSRLETLAVLIIGMVQGRTVNLSHVASQFPGAAQHGSNYRRLQRFFQSIRLDQALVAQLVVRMLNLSRPKCLALDRTSWKVGCKDINILMLAIVTRRFRVPLLWTVLDHQGNSNTHQRIELMRRYLDLFGAASIELLLADREFIGADWVKFLMQNKVPFAIRVKVGQCVALADGKLWTLQTLLRKRRKSRSVTTLEAGLPAASVRLSFAAKWIDGRKGQQGEWLIVMTNSQDAKAAIIAYKSRWAVECLFGDAKTRGFNIEDTRMTAPDKIDTLTAILAIAITWAYRCATQTMGMKAIKRKAHGRREKSWFRIGLDALRAWINFSPQNALTAWLSAFPKTIKTQ from the coding sequence ATGCCGATCACGATTCACACCGCCCTCATCGAGACCCTAAGCCGTCATTTTGCACTGCGCAATTCGCGCCTGGAAACACTCGCGGTTCTGATCATCGGCATGGTTCAAGGCCGCACGGTCAATCTGAGCCATGTGGCGAGCCAGTTTCCGGGGGCCGCGCAACACGGGTCGAACTATCGCCGCCTGCAGCGCTTCTTCCAGTCGATCCGGCTGGATCAGGCACTCGTCGCGCAGCTCGTCGTGCGCATGCTGAACCTGTCGCGGCCCAAATGCCTGGCGCTCGATCGCACCAGCTGGAAGGTCGGCTGCAAGGACATCAACATTCTCATGCTGGCCATCGTGACGCGACGCTTTCGCGTACCGCTGCTGTGGACGGTGCTCGACCACCAGGGCAACAGCAATACGCACCAGCGCATCGAGTTGATGCGGCGCTATCTCGACCTGTTCGGCGCGGCTTCGATCGAACTGCTGCTCGCCGACCGCGAGTTCATCGGCGCCGATTGGGTCAAATTCCTGATGCAAAACAAGGTCCCGTTTGCCATTCGCGTCAAGGTCGGCCAGTGCGTCGCCCTGGCCGATGGAAAGCTCTGGACACTCCAGACCCTGCTGAGAAAGCGCCGCAAGAGCCGCAGCGTCACGACGCTTGAGGCCGGCCTGCCGGCTGCATCCGTCCGTTTATCCTTCGCTGCCAAATGGATCGACGGCAGAAAAGGCCAGCAGGGCGAATGGCTCATCGTCATGACCAACAGCCAGGACGCCAAGGCCGCCATCATAGCCTACAAGAGCCGTTGGGCCGTCGAATGCCTGTTCGGCGATGCCAAGACCCGCGGCTTCAACATCGAAGACACCAGAATGACCGCGCCAGACAAGATCGATACCCTGACAGCCATTCTCGCCATCGCAATCACATGGGCCTATCGATGTGCAACCCAAACCATGGGTATGAAGGCCATCAAGCGAAAGGCCCACGGCCGACGCGAAAAGTCATGGTTCCGCATCGGACTAGACGCCCTCAGGGCATGGATCAACTTCTCACCCCAAAACGCTCTAACCGCATGGCTCAGCGCTTTCCCTAAGACCATCAAAACCCAATGA